A window of the Thermodesulfobacteriota bacterium genome harbors these coding sequences:
- a CDS encoding thioredoxin domain-containing protein, with product MRQKIILLGVVAALLAGALLFYFFYLQHPSRQVLAQVNGEKITLLQFNKELEKVDSPLKEMLREDPQQFLEGLIMQRILLQEAKKEGITPPLKTYKDTDKEGRSPEEILVGELMKKKFSTPPPVTKEEIAALYPVVKDRLGGQPFEKVSPFLEELIRQAKQEEAMKRYVTQLRTAAKVEIDQIRLQKIALKPPESNTEEEFKKALAGGRPLLVDFGANSCLPCRQLRPILKELEKEFAGKAEILVIDVYKYQNLAREYKIVALPTLVFFDPKGKEVFRQPGAMSKEQISAKLKELGAGT from the coding sequence ATGAGACAGAAAATCATTCTCTTGGGAGTCGTCGCGGCCCTCTTGGCAGGCGCTCTCCTCTTTTACTTCTTCTATCTCCAGCATCCGAGCCGTCAGGTCCTTGCCCAGGTCAACGGGGAGAAGATCACCCTGCTTCAATTCAACAAGGAATTGGAAAAAGTGGACTCTCCCCTCAAAGAGATGCTTCGAGAGGATCCCCAACAATTCCTCGAAGGCCTGATCATGCAGAGGATTCTTCTTCAAGAGGCCAAAAAAGAGGGGATCACCCCTCCCCTGAAAACCTATAAGGATACGGATAAGGAGGGGCGATCGCCAGAAGAGATCCTGGTCGGTGAACTGATGAAGAAGAAATTCTCTACGCCCCCGCCTGTGACCAAAGAAGAAATCGCGGCCCTCTACCCCGTCGTGAAGGATCGGCTGGGCGGACAACCTTTCGAGAAGGTCTCTCCCTTCCTGGAAGAGTTAATCCGGCAGGCCAAACAGGAGGAGGCGATGAAGAGGTATGTCACTCAGCTTCGAACCGCGGCCAAAGTCGAGATCGACCAGATTCGCCTCCAGAAGATCGCCCTCAAGCCTCCGGAATCGAATACCGAAGAGGAGTTCAAGAAGGCCCTTGCCGGCGGAAGACCTTTGCTCGTCGATTTCGGTGCCAACTCCTGCCTCCCCTGCCGTCAGCTGCGACCGATTCTTAAGGAACTCGAAAAGGAATTTGCAGGAAAGGCAGAAATTCTGGTCATCGATGTCTATAAGTATCAGAATCTCGCCAGGGAATATAAAATTGTGGCCCTGCCGACCCTCGTCTTTTTCGACCCCAAAGGGAAAGAGGTCTTTCGACAACCAGGCGCGATGAGCAAAGAACAGATCTCCGCAAAGCTCAAAGAGCTCGGGGCGGGAACCTAA
- a CDS encoding glutaredoxin, which translates to MKRAILILSAFIFILFGITPGIPQTNPPKGQIYYFYSQDCEPCKTIYQSYLPTLKTVYPFLEIQAFDVGDPIHYEALLKLEKRFGKRESELPVLLIGDHFLSGEREVMERLDPLLMEYQAKGGIPPVSLDLPSGIASTPPQRAEISLSLTYFHQKGCPKCDRANALLKYLVGKYPGLKVEAIDLNTPEGKRLNEVLSNRLQVPSEKRLLAPAIFIGNEYLPPEEIELSRLETLLAKYSSDPSSTPPFASRGPSVPTQEEIAKAEETMIERFKSFGLPAILVAGLVEGLNPCALATLVFFISYLTMIGQGRKQILMVGLGFSGSAFLTHLLLGLGLLGFIQHLSFLPVLSRAIYLVTFLLSLFLAILSLYDYIQLKKGKPSKMKLQAPDFLKRRIHKVIRARGAGLETIPEGQPLRLLLVAIALGFLVTLFLSTCTSQVYLPTLLFVTQFSALREKALFYLVLYNLVYVLPLLGIFGIVYWGVTSQQLALFLQRRASTLKLITALFFFALAGILIFTLL; encoded by the coding sequence ATGAAGAGAGCCATCCTCATTCTCTCCGCCTTTATTTTTATTCTTTTTGGGATCACCCCCGGGATTCCACAGACCAACCCTCCAAAGGGCCAAATCTACTATTTTTACTCGCAGGATTGTGAACCCTGTAAAACGATCTACCAGAGTTATTTACCGACCCTTAAAACGGTTTATCCTTTCCTTGAAATTCAGGCCTTCGACGTCGGAGACCCGATCCATTACGAAGCCCTTTTGAAGCTGGAAAAACGATTCGGCAAAAGGGAAAGCGAACTGCCCGTCCTCCTGATCGGAGATCATTTCCTCTCAGGCGAGAGGGAGGTGATGGAGAGGCTTGACCCTCTGCTGATGGAGTACCAGGCAAAAGGCGGAATCCCCCCGGTTTCTCTTGACCTTCCCTCGGGGATCGCTTCAACCCCACCCCAAAGGGCCGAAATCTCCCTTTCTCTCACGTACTTTCATCAGAAGGGATGCCCAAAATGTGACCGGGCCAATGCCCTGCTGAAATACCTCGTCGGAAAGTATCCCGGGCTCAAGGTCGAGGCGATCGACCTCAACACCCCTGAGGGCAAACGCCTCAACGAGGTCCTTTCAAACCGTCTTCAAGTCCCCTCTGAAAAGAGGCTCCTCGCACCGGCCATCTTCATCGGCAACGAATATCTCCCGCCCGAAGAGATCGAGTTGTCCAGGCTGGAAACGCTCCTCGCCAAGTATTCGTCCGATCCCTCATCAACTCCCCCCTTCGCTTCCAGGGGGCCCTCGGTCCCCACCCAGGAGGAGATCGCAAAAGCCGAAGAGACCATGATCGAACGGTTCAAATCTTTTGGGCTACCCGCCATCCTGGTCGCCGGTTTGGTCGAAGGGCTCAATCCCTGCGCCCTTGCCACGCTCGTCTTCTTCATCTCCTACCTCACCATGATCGGCCAGGGACGAAAACAAATCTTGATGGTGGGATTGGGTTTTTCAGGATCGGCCTTCTTGACCCATCTCCTATTGGGGTTGGGACTCCTCGGGTTTATCCAGCACCTCTCCTTCCTTCCCGTCCTCTCCCGTGCCATCTATCTGGTCACCTTCTTGTTGAGCCTCTTTCTTGCCATCTTAAGCCTCTATGATTACATCCAGTTGAAAAAAGGGAAGCCCTCAAAGATGAAACTCCAAGCCCCTGATTTTCTCAAGAGGAGGATCCATAAGGTCATCCGGGCGAGGGGGGCGGGGTTGGAGACGATTCCGGAGGGCCAACCGCTTCGGCTCCTCCTGGTCGCCATCGCCTTAGGCTTCCTCGTCACCCTCTTCCTTTCCACCTGCACGAGCCAAGTTTATCTTCCAACGCTCCTCTTCGTCACCCAATTCTCCGCGCTCAGGGAAAAGGCCCTCTTCTACCTGGTGTTATACAATCTCGTCTATGTCCTTCCCCTGCTGGGGATCTTCGGGATCGTCTATTGGGGGGTCACCTCTCAACAACTCGCTCTCTTCCTTCAGAGAAGGGCTTCCACCCTAAAACTCATAACGGCCCTCTTCTTCTTCGCTCTCGCCGGAATATTGATTTTTACCTTATTATGA